A DNA window from Etheostoma spectabile isolate EspeVRDwgs_2016 chromosome 22, UIUC_Espe_1.0, whole genome shotgun sequence contains the following coding sequences:
- the jcada gene encoding LOW QUALITY PROTEIN: uncharacterized protein jcada (The sequence of the model RefSeq protein was modified relative to this genomic sequence to represent the inferred CDS: deleted 2 bases in 1 codon; substituted 1 base at 1 genomic stop codon), which yields MGIGRRGYGEIAVDYRYRGDLYQQIQVAPDGSHWFTRHPGGSWPDPQRERSMSSQKQLYPVYTTKERPGGGIQYIPFDDPRIRHISSALGGNSLTDADKIRHIRNELPSVTVSEPVSNVSAFLPPPLGPFIAAKLADDVNQTSSSDFDNDNNRWHSDLHKEAVDNFPATDQNCNNRYPKNHRSPSSPSSAFQAPLPRSSSRQGSSSYQVFAETITQVKKIVPDSGPENTKRRVSETIFCLVSVPVHTPTNISKDLAADQNNNETMASLTVTNTNTFAVGLKESPNIRSKSVNEMPIQHQYSHFHTSSTSSMRNYKRAPLRKEIIDAWALQASEDKELCSAGSWPGNQYRNQETQTGSPLTVVKIQEPQSPPGRQEPAQSVSDTTTDSGVGTDSSSSYGYPMAGQKDLHPSSNSAFSRLSLSPTQPASLLPSQQDPFSPSKAQEQGEQPCSPRKSNSSPPESTEQVSFGQFLLKPVNRRPCDAIGELETINKEMEDTISKRPNVGHCIDDLDGMNKRLARFKSGAHFTAGPESGREAISLPPMHIEKPNNLKVRSKSFASTADLDSMDTKSAFSRIQANNITPTNELSILSKPGPKDSCLLPSLPLHNESNQLYRQDIPVPQESLLRDVGLTVYTETPGGPGEPMQRSLSVPPLLNHKELSQSVQISWESRTALVKNSGSPEHNSNKELQAEVETERKAKTDNVPPFRGEVNLSICRTRSEGSRSPQKEGTSHITRLTRGVSFALKDEDDGGNGRYAISEPLIYKNESTIADKHLENLLILEKANSLPAEDLSNLYEVKYAKGIPENESIEQRAARILGIAVPVEALGVADKQSEDNQDNMDTTVVEKLQSPGEGTQQVIREGEQVKDKSLVQGAETEEVKGTESVVEHEKGTDKSTAATTVIVKIKRILRFSPCWYWICPSSHLISFPYPSRPLLMTSXHSMCNVERRGRGGPCKLIESLQEKLNSSASSSASSLGRSTPDRMARLKELDSVSRIRRLSLKGSESGGEVDSEDRDGDRGESQVQEATKEEVVEQREEEEDKKLEEEGGKGEDNPEAHDKLGDPEEDCKPKEEVKGNKGICEEEQRQEEEAEEMHVEIALKAGNEGVKK from the exons ATGGGAATAGGGCGCCGAGGATATGGTGAAATTGCTGTTGACTACAG GTACAGAGGGGATTTGTACCAGCAGATACAAGTGGCTCCAGATGGATCTCACTGGTTCACCAGACATCCAGGTGGTTCCTGGCCGGATCCCCAGAGAGAAAGGAGCATGTCCAGCCAGAAACAGCTTTACCCTGTGTATACTACCAAGGAGCGCCCCGGTGGAGGGATCCAATATATCCCCTTTGACGACCCCCGCATCCGCCATATATCCTCAGCCTTGGGTGGCAACTCCCTGACGGATGCTGACAAGATCCGGCACATCCGCAACGAGCTTCCCAGCGTCACCGTGTCGGAGCCTGTATCCAACGTCAGTGCCTTTTTGCCCCCACCATTGGGGCCTTTCATCGCTGCCAAACTGGCCGATGATGTTAACCAGACGTCTTCTAGCGACTTCGACAATGACAATAACAGGTGGCACAGTGATTTGCACAAAGAGGCTGTCGATAACTTCCCAGCAACTGACCAAAACTGCAACAACAGATATCCCAAAAACCATCGTTCTCCTTCATCTCCCTCTTCAGCCTTCCAGGCCCCATTACCAAGAAGTTCTTCTCGCCAGGGGTCCAGCTCATATCAGGTCTTTGCAGAAACCATCACACAAGTGAAGAAAATTGTCCCAGATTCAGGGCCAGAGAACACTAAGAGAAGAGTGAGCGAGACCATCTTCTGCCTTGTGTCCGTCCCTGTTCACACACCGACTAACATTAGCAAAGACTTAGCAGCAGATCAGAACAACAATGAGACAATGGCAAGTCTGACTgtcaccaacacaaacactttcGCTGTAGGTCTCAAAGAGAGCCCCAACATACGGAGCAAGTCAGTGAATGAGATGCCCATCCAACACCAATACTCTCACTTTCACACCAGCAGCACGTCCTCAATGAGGAACTACAAGAGGGCTCCTCTAAGGAAGGAGATAATAGATGCTTGGGCACTTCAAGCCAGTGAAGACAAAGAGTTGTGCTCTGCTGGGTCCTGGCCTGGAAACCAGTACCGAAACCAGGAAACACAGACTGGCTCACCTTTGACAGTGGTGAAAATTCAAGAGCCTCAGAGTCCTCCTGGCAGACAAGAGCCTGCTCAGTCGGTTTCAGACACAACCACAGACAGTGGTGTGGGGACAGACAGTAGCTCTTCTTATGGTTACCCCATGGCAGGCCAGAAAGACCTTCATCCCTCCAGCAATAGCGCCTTCTCCCGTCTTAGCCTCAGCCCAACACAACCGGCATCCCTTCTACCCTCTCAACAAGACCCGTTCTCTCCATCAAAGGCCCAGGAACAGGGAGAGCAGCCTTGCTCCCCCAGGAAGAGCAACTCCAGTCCCCCGGAGAGTACAGAGCAAGTGAGCTTTGGCCAGTTTCTCTTAAAGCCAGTGAACCGACGACCCTGTGATGCCATTGGTGAACTGGAGACCATTAATAAGGAGATGGAAGACACAATCAGCAAGAGACCCAATGTTGGTCACTGCATTGACGATCTAGATGGGATGAATAAAAGATTAGCTCGGTTCAAATCAGGAGCACATTTCACTGCTGGTCCAGAATCAGGCAGGGAAGCAATCAGTCTTCCACCAATGCACATAGAAAAACCCAACAACCTAAAAGTCAGATCAAAGTCCTTTGCTTCTACCGCTGATCTAGACTCTATGGACACGAAGAGTGCTTTCTCCAGAATTCAGGCTAACAACATAACACCAACAAATGAGCTATCCATACTTTCTAAACCAGGCCCCAAAGACAGTTGCCTCCTGCCCTCACTACCCCTACACAATGAGTCAAACCAGCTCTATAGACAGGACATCCCAGTGCCTCAAGAGTCCTTGCTGAGGGATGTAGGGTTAACCGTTTACACAGAGACTCCTGGTGGTCCTGGGGAGCCAATGCAGCGCTCACTCTCAGTCCCCCCTCTGCTCAATCATAAGGAGCTTAGTCAGTCAGTGCAGATCTCGTGGGAGAGCAGGACAGCACTTGTTAAAAATAGTGGTAGCCCCGAGCACAATTCAAATAAAGAGCTTCAAGCTGAGGTCGAGACTGAGAGAAAGGCTAAGACAGACAATGTTCCACCATTCAGGGGTGAGGTGAATTTAAGCATCTGTAGAACCAGGAGTGAAGGCAGCAGATCACCTCAAAAAGAGGGTACTTCTCATATCACCAGGCTGACGAGGGGGGTTTCTTTTGCGTTGAAGGATGAAGATGATGGCGGCAATGGGAGATACGCCATCTCTGAGCCTCTGATCTACAAGAATGAGTCAACCATTGCAGATAAGCATCTAGAAAACTTACTGATTCTGGAGAAAGCCAATTCTTTACCTGCAGAGGACCTCAGCAACCTGTATGAGGTTAAATACGCAAAAGGTATACCTGAAAATGAGTCCATCGAACAGAGGGCTGCCAGAATTCTGGGTATTGCTGTTCCAGTGGAGGCCTTGGGTGTGGCTGACAAACAGTCCGAGGACAACCAGGACAATATGGATACCACCGTAGTTGAGAAACTACAAAGTCCTGGGGAAGGGACACAGCAGGTGATACGAGAGGGTGAGCAAGTCAAAGATAAGTCCCTTGTCCAGGGAGCAGAGACCGAGGAGGTCAAGGGGACAGAATCTGTAGTGGAACACGAAAAAGGGACAGACAAAAGCACAGCAGCAACCACAGTGATAGTGAAAATAAAGAGGATACTGAGATTCAGTCCCTGCTGGTACTGGATCTGCCCGAGTTCCCACCTCATAAGCTTCCCCTATCCCTCCCGGCCCCTTCTGATGACGAGCTAGCA TAGCATGTGCAATGTGGAGAGGAGGGGGCGAGGTGGACCATGCAAACTAATCGAATCTTTGCAAGAAAAGCTAAACTCCTCCGCTTCTTCGTCTGCTTCATCTCTGGGCAGGTCAACCCCAGACAGAATGGCCCGTCTGAAAGAGCTGGACTCAGTGTCTCGAATAAGACGCCTCAGCCTCAAAggttcagagtctggaggaGAAGTTGACTCTGAGGATAGGGATGGTGACAGAGGGGAGAGTCAAGTTCAGGAAGCGACAAAGGAGGAAGTTGTGGAGCAacgagaagaggaagaggataaGAAACTGGAGGAAGAAGGAGGGAAGGGGGAGGATAACCCAGAAGCACATGACAAGCTGGGAGATCCTGAAGAAGACTGTAAACCTAAAGAAGAAGTAAAGGGAAATAAAGGGATATGTGAGGAAGAGCAAAGACAAgaagaggaggcagaagagatgCATGTTGAGATTGCACTAAAAGCAGGAAATGAAGGAGTAAAAAAGTAG